One stretch of Cellulomonas wangsupingiae DNA includes these proteins:
- a CDS encoding ABC transporter substrate-binding protein, whose amino-acid sequence MKRTAALRAVALGAAVALIATACSSGGGAEEGTDGEGENVTLTWWHNSNNSPGKDYYEDLADEFEGDNPGVTIEVTALQHEDMLTKLDAAFQTGDHPDIYMERGGGELKAHVEAGLTKDLTDELPDTISALGTAVSGWQVEDRTYALPFSLGVVGFWYNKAMFAQAGITTPPTTTAELDAAVEALRSAGIEPVSVGAGSGWPAAHYWYYYSLRQCSQEALNEGTQSFDFSDPCWLRAGESLQSFIATEPFNTGFLGTEAQGTPESASGLLANRKVAMELAGQWEPGVMQGLTDDGQGLGDDTGWFPFPAVDGGEGEPTAQLGGGDAWACAEDAPAACVDFIEFLLSNDAQKRFAELDMGLPTLPSAAAFVAAPELAQVLAVRNEAPYVQLYLDTAFGENIGGAMNEAIVSMFNGNNTPQGIVDAIQAAAANE is encoded by the coding sequence ATGAAGAGGACTGCGGCACTGCGCGCGGTCGCGCTCGGGGCAGCGGTGGCGTTGATCGCGACCGCCTGCAGCTCCGGGGGCGGGGCTGAAGAGGGCACCGACGGCGAGGGCGAGAACGTCACCCTCACCTGGTGGCACAACTCGAACAACAGCCCTGGCAAGGACTACTACGAGGACCTGGCCGACGAGTTCGAGGGCGACAACCCGGGCGTCACGATCGAGGTCACTGCCCTGCAGCACGAGGACATGCTGACCAAGCTCGACGCGGCGTTCCAGACCGGTGACCACCCGGACATCTACATGGAGCGTGGCGGCGGCGAGCTCAAGGCGCACGTCGAGGCCGGGCTCACCAAGGACCTCACCGACGAGCTGCCGGACACGATCTCCGCGCTCGGCACCGCGGTCTCCGGCTGGCAGGTCGAGGACCGGACCTATGCCCTGCCGTTCAGCCTCGGCGTCGTCGGCTTCTGGTACAACAAGGCGATGTTCGCCCAGGCGGGCATCACGACGCCCCCGACGACGACGGCGGAGCTCGACGCGGCCGTCGAGGCGCTCAGGTCCGCGGGCATCGAGCCGGTCTCGGTCGGTGCCGGCTCGGGCTGGCCCGCCGCGCACTACTGGTACTACTACAGCCTGCGGCAGTGCTCGCAGGAGGCGCTGAACGAGGGCACCCAGTCGTTCGACTTCTCGGACCCGTGCTGGCTGCGTGCCGGCGAGAGCCTGCAGTCGTTCATCGCCACGGAGCCCTTCAACACCGGCTTCCTCGGCACCGAGGCGCAGGGCACGCCGGAGTCGGCGTCCGGCCTCCTCGCCAACCGCAAGGTCGCGATGGAGCTCGCCGGTCAGTGGGAGCCGGGCGTCATGCAGGGCCTGACGGACGATGGTCAGGGCCTGGGCGACGACACCGGTTGGTTCCCCTTCCCGGCGGTCGACGGTGGCGAGGGTGAGCCGACGGCTCAGCTCGGTGGCGGTGACGCCTGGGCGTGCGCCGAGGACGCGCCGGCCGCGTGCGTCGACTTCATCGAGTTCCTGCTCTCCAACGACGCGCAGAAGCGCTTCGCCGAGCTGGACATGGGCCTGCCGACCCTCCCGTCGGCCGCTGCCTTCGTCGCGGCGCCCGAGCTCGCTCAGGTGCTCGCCGTCCGTAACGAGGCGCCCTACGTGCAGCTCTACCTGGACACGGCGTTCGGCGAGAACATCGGTGGTGCCATGAACGAGGCCATCGTGAGCATGTTCAACGGCAACAACACGCCGCAGGGCATCGTCGACGCGATCCAGGCCGCGGCAGCGAACGAGTGA
- a CDS encoding carbohydrate ABC transporter permease, with translation MAGDLTPRGGHATRTAAATAVNPGATGHATAWSVASGPRGRAASSNEWRKRLEIAFFVAPALLLFALFVVVPVVQAARYSVFKWNGLGPLDDFVGLQNYTNALADTIFQRAITNNLTIAALSIAIQLPIGLLIALLLNRKFRGQTAMRVIVFVPYVLAEVVAGVVWKLMLQPEGAVNAFLETIGLGAFTQLWVGDSGVALWTVMAVLTWKYVGLAIVLLLAGLQGVPEDLHEAAQIDGASWWQAQRKITIPLLGPTIRTWMFLSMIGSLQLFDMVWILTKGGPDNATVTMATYLIKQGTERSQYGYSSAVAIILFVISFVLATLFQTFVLNRDAGEDKTAKRRKKVAR, from the coding sequence GTGGCAGGAGACCTGACCCCCCGTGGGGGGCACGCAACCAGGACTGCTGCCGCCACCGCCGTCAACCCGGGTGCCACCGGCCACGCCACGGCGTGGTCGGTGGCCTCCGGGCCGCGGGGGCGCGCCGCGTCGTCGAACGAGTGGCGCAAGCGCCTCGAGATCGCGTTCTTCGTGGCGCCGGCACTTCTGCTGTTCGCCCTGTTCGTCGTGGTGCCGGTCGTCCAGGCCGCGCGCTACTCCGTCTTCAAGTGGAACGGGCTGGGGCCGCTCGACGACTTCGTCGGCCTCCAGAACTACACCAACGCGCTCGCCGACACGATCTTCCAGCGGGCCATCACCAACAACCTGACCATCGCGGCGCTCTCGATCGCCATCCAGCTGCCGATCGGTCTGCTCATCGCACTGCTGCTCAACCGCAAGTTCCGGGGTCAGACGGCGATGCGCGTCATCGTCTTCGTCCCGTACGTCCTGGCCGAGGTCGTGGCCGGTGTGGTGTGGAAGCTGATGCTGCAGCCCGAGGGAGCGGTCAACGCCTTCCTCGAGACGATCGGACTGGGAGCGTTCACGCAGCTGTGGGTCGGTGACTCGGGCGTCGCACTGTGGACGGTCATGGCGGTCCTCACGTGGAAGTACGTGGGCCTGGCGATCGTCCTCCTCCTCGCCGGTCTGCAGGGCGTCCCCGAGGACCTGCACGAGGCCGCCCAGATCGACGGCGCCTCCTGGTGGCAGGCGCAGCGCAAGATCACGATCCCGCTGCTCGGGCCCACGATCCGCACGTGGATGTTCCTGTCCATGATCGGTTCGCTCCAGCTCTTCGACATGGTGTGGATCCTCACCAAGGGCGGTCCGGACAACGCGACCGTCACCATGGCGACGTACCTGATCAAGCAGGGCACGGAGCGCAGCCAGTACGGGTACTCGTCGGCCGTGGCCATCATCCTCTTCGTCATCTCCTTCGTGCTGGCGACGCTGTTCCAGACGTTCGTGCTGAACCGCGACGCCGGTGAGGACAAGACAGCCAAGCGTCGGAAGAAGGTGGCCCGATGA
- a CDS encoding carbohydrate ABC transporter permease, whose protein sequence is MTSVVNQPTRRSSPARSGAGRRRAVSPWVYVASVVVAVGTLAPVVYAVLSGFRSNGQIGANPVALPNPWVFDNYVSVIMSSSFWQYALNSVIIAAVTTALVVVAGVMAAYPLARYRFKGRQALFNVFVMGLLFPLTVAIIPLFLMVRDLNLTNTYWGVALPQAAFALPMTIVILRPFLMALPNELEEASMLDGASRIGFFWRILVPLSGPGMVTTGVLAFVASWNGYLLPLLFINDPALKTLPLGVADFSTEHSANTAGVLAFTSLAVIPALVFFLTMQKRIVSGLQGAVKG, encoded by the coding sequence ATGACCTCCGTCGTCAACCAGCCCACGCGCAGGTCGAGCCCGGCACGGTCGGGCGCCGGCCGGCGGCGTGCGGTCAGCCCGTGGGTCTACGTCGCGTCGGTCGTCGTCGCGGTCGGCACGCTGGCCCCGGTCGTGTACGCGGTGCTCTCGGGCTTCCGCTCCAACGGCCAGATCGGCGCGAACCCGGTCGCACTGCCCAACCCCTGGGTGTTCGACAACTACGTCAGCGTCATCATGTCGTCCAGCTTCTGGCAGTATGCGCTGAACTCCGTGATCATCGCTGCCGTGACGACGGCCCTGGTGGTCGTCGCGGGCGTCATGGCCGCGTACCCGCTCGCGCGGTACCGGTTCAAGGGTCGGCAGGCGCTGTTCAACGTCTTCGTCATGGGTCTGCTGTTCCCGCTGACGGTCGCGATCATCCCGCTGTTCCTCATGGTGCGTGACCTGAACCTGACGAACACGTACTGGGGTGTCGCGCTCCCACAGGCGGCGTTCGCGCTGCCGATGACGATCGTCATCCTGCGCCCGTTCCTCATGGCACTGCCCAACGAGCTCGAGGAGGCGTCCATGCTCGACGGCGCCTCGCGGATCGGGTTCTTCTGGCGGATCCTGGTCCCGCTGTCGGGGCCGGGCATGGTGACGACGGGGGTGCTCGCGTTCGTCGCGTCGTGGAACGGCTACCTGCTGCCCCTGCTGTTCATCAACGACCCCGCGCTGAAGACGCTGCCCCTCGGTGTGGCGGACTTCTCCACGGAGCACTCGGCCAACACGGCCGGCGTGCTCGCGTTCACCTCGCTCGCGGTGATCCCGGCGCTGGTGTTCTTCCTGACGATGCAGAAGCGGATCGTCAGCGGCCTGCAGGGGGCCGTGAAGGGCTGA
- a CDS encoding glycoside hydrolase family 3 N-terminal domain-containing protein, whose amino-acid sequence MTELDVSAGPRVSERVRDLLARMTLEEKLAQIVGFWEKNEGEAVAPLQGEFEAERGLDDAIRDGLGHLTRVYGTRPVDAAERARWLWDKQRWFRDQTRLGIPALVHEECLTGLSAWGAATFPTPLAWGAAFDAELVTRMGALIGESMRMLGIHQGLAPVLDVIRDPRWGRVDECISEDPYLVGTLGTSYVRGLQSAGVHATLKHFVGYSASQSGRNFGPVHAGPRELADVLLVPFEMGVLDGGVRSVMSAYNEIDGVPVAGNDEILTTLLRDRWGFDGTVVADYFGVAFLQLLHHTAADLGQAAGQALAAGVDIELPTGDAYLQPLAAAVRAGAVDEALVDRAVLRALAQKEDLGLLDATFEDEPPTEVDLDSPAHREVAALLAERSLVLLTNDGTLPLAADARVAVIGPNADRAAALFGCYSFLNHVLAHHPDVVVGIETPTVLEALRREHGDGVTYARGCAVDDDDRSGFDEAVAAASAADVAVLVVGDHAALFGRGTVGEGCDRDDLELPGVQRELVEAVLATGTPVVLVMLTGRPYAVDWALGRCAAAVQAFFPGEEGGNAIAGVLTGRVNPSGRLPITLPRSAGAQPYSYLHPALGGDGDVTNLSTVPTLPFGHGLSYTSFTRTDLRVAPGASTCGGLTVTVTVTNTGSRTGADVVQVYGKDVVASVTRPVAQLLGYHRIELAPGQSADVELAVPAARLAFTDRSGRRVVEPGELEVWVGASCAQRDVETSVVLTGDTYPVTLDDPRWTGVTVV is encoded by the coding sequence GTGACGGAGCTCGACGTGTCGGCAGGACCCCGCGTGTCGGAGCGGGTGCGCGACCTCCTCGCTCGCATGACTCTCGAGGAGAAGTTGGCGCAGATCGTCGGCTTCTGGGAGAAGAACGAGGGCGAGGCCGTCGCCCCCCTCCAGGGTGAGTTCGAGGCCGAGCGCGGTCTGGACGACGCGATCCGGGACGGGCTGGGCCACCTGACGCGTGTCTATGGCACCCGCCCGGTCGACGCCGCCGAGCGCGCGCGCTGGCTGTGGGACAAGCAGCGCTGGTTCCGTGACCAGACGCGGCTGGGCATCCCCGCCCTCGTCCACGAGGAGTGCCTCACGGGCCTGTCCGCCTGGGGTGCCGCGACGTTCCCGACGCCGCTGGCCTGGGGGGCCGCGTTCGACGCGGAGCTCGTCACGCGCATGGGCGCGCTGATCGGGGAGTCGATGCGCATGCTCGGCATCCACCAGGGTCTCGCGCCGGTCCTCGACGTCATCCGCGACCCCCGCTGGGGCCGGGTCGACGAGTGCATCTCCGAGGACCCCTACCTCGTCGGCACCCTCGGCACCTCGTACGTGCGAGGGCTGCAGTCGGCGGGCGTCCACGCGACGCTCAAGCACTTCGTCGGGTACTCCGCGTCCCAGTCGGGCCGCAACTTCGGGCCCGTGCACGCCGGCCCGCGCGAGCTGGCGGACGTGCTGCTCGTGCCGTTCGAGATGGGCGTGCTGGACGGCGGCGTGCGCTCCGTGATGTCCGCCTACAACGAGATCGACGGCGTGCCCGTGGCCGGCAACGACGAGATCCTCACGACCCTGCTGCGTGACCGCTGGGGCTTCGACGGCACCGTGGTCGCCGACTACTTCGGCGTCGCGTTCCTGCAGCTGCTGCACCACACCGCGGCGGACCTGGGCCAGGCTGCGGGCCAGGCCCTGGCGGCCGGGGTCGACATCGAGCTGCCGACCGGCGACGCCTACCTCCAGCCGCTCGCCGCCGCGGTGCGGGCCGGAGCCGTCGACGAGGCGCTGGTCGACCGGGCGGTGCTGCGTGCGCTCGCGCAGAAGGAGGACCTGGGCCTGCTCGACGCGACGTTCGAGGACGAGCCCCCCACCGAGGTGGACCTCGACTCCCCGGCGCACCGCGAGGTCGCCGCCCTGCTCGCCGAGCGCTCGCTCGTGCTGCTCACCAACGACGGCACGCTGCCCCTCGCGGCGGACGCGCGGGTCGCGGTCATCGGGCCCAACGCCGACCGGGCCGCGGCCCTGTTCGGCTGCTACTCCTTCCTCAACCACGTGCTGGCGCACCACCCGGACGTCGTGGTCGGCATCGAGACCCCGACCGTGCTCGAGGCCCTGCGCCGCGAGCACGGTGACGGGGTCACGTACGCGCGCGGCTGCGCGGTCGACGACGACGACCGGTCCGGCTTCGACGAGGCCGTGGCGGCCGCGAGCGCCGCCGACGTCGCGGTGCTCGTGGTCGGCGACCACGCCGCCCTGTTCGGCCGGGGCACGGTCGGCGAGGGCTGCGACCGCGACGACCTCGAGCTGCCCGGTGTGCAGCGAGAGCTCGTCGAGGCCGTGCTCGCCACCGGCACGCCCGTCGTGCTCGTCATGCTCACCGGCCGCCCGTACGCCGTGGACTGGGCCCTCGGGCGCTGTGCCGCGGCGGTGCAGGCGTTCTTCCCCGGCGAGGAGGGCGGCAACGCGATCGCGGGCGTGCTCACCGGCCGCGTGAACCCCTCGGGTCGTCTGCCCATCACGCTGCCGCGGTCGGCCGGCGCGCAGCCGTACTCGTACCTGCACCCCGCCCTCGGCGGCGACGGGGACGTCACCAACCTCAGCACGGTGCCGACGCTCCCGTTCGGCCACGGGCTGTCCTACACGTCGTTCACCCGCACGGACCTGCGGGTCGCGCCCGGGGCCTCGACGTGCGGCGGGCTGACGGTCACGGTGACGGTCACGAACACGGGGTCCCGCACGGGCGCCGACGTCGTCCAGGTGTACGGCAAGGACGTGGTCGCGTCGGTGACGCGGCCGGTCGCCCAGCTCCTCGGGTACCACCGCATCGAGCTGGCACCGGGGCAGAGCGCCGACGTCGAGCTCGCGGTCCCGGCGGCGCGTCTCGCGTTCACGGACCGCTCGGGCCGTCGCGTCGTGGAGCCGGGCGAGCTCGAGGTCTGGGTGGGTGCGTCGTGCGCGCAGCGTGACGTCGAGACGAGCGTCGTGCTCACCGGCGACACGTACCCGGTGACGCTGGACGACCCCCGCTGGACCGGGGTGACCGTCGTCTGA
- the ilvD gene encoding dihydroxy-acid dehydratase: protein MSRPLRSRTSTHGRNMAGARALWRATGMGADDFGKPIIAIANSYTQFVPGHVHLKDMGDLVAGAIREAGGVAKEFNTIAVDDGIAMGHGGMLYSLPSRDLIADSVEYMVNAHCADALVCISNCDKITPGMLNAALRLNIPVVFVSGGPMEAGKAVVADGVARTPLNLVNAINYSADDNVSDEALGRVEENACPTCGSCSGMFTANSMNCLTEALGLSLPGNGSTLATHTARRELFLEAGRTVVDLARRYYDDEDDTAAPRSIATKAAFTNAMTLDVAMGGSTNTVLHILAAAQEAEIEFTLDEIDAISRRVPCLSKVAPNHPDFHMEDVHRAGGIPALLGELDRGGLLDHDVTSVHTPTLRAWLDDWDVRGGKATPRALDLFLAAPGGVRTTQAFSTSNVWESLDTDAANGCIRDVAHAYTVEGGLAVLRGNLAEDGAILKTAGIDPDVFHFVGRALVCESQDEAVEKILTKQVEPGHVVVVRYEGPAGGPGMQEMLYPTSFIKGRGLGKVCALITDGRFSGGSSGISVGHISPEAAAGGTIGLIEDGDEIEIDVETRLIRVNVPDAVLAERRAKMEARENPWQPVDRDRYVSPALQAYAAMATSADRGAVRDVSRLRRR, encoded by the coding sequence ATGAGCCGTCCCCTGCGCTCTCGTACCTCGACCCACGGTCGCAACATGGCCGGTGCCCGCGCGCTGTGGCGCGCGACGGGCATGGGCGCGGACGACTTCGGCAAGCCGATCATCGCGATCGCGAACTCGTACACGCAGTTCGTCCCCGGGCACGTGCACCTCAAGGACATGGGGGACCTCGTCGCCGGCGCGATCCGCGAGGCCGGCGGCGTCGCCAAGGAGTTCAACACGATCGCCGTCGACGACGGCATCGCGATGGGCCACGGCGGCATGCTGTACTCGCTGCCCAGCCGCGACCTCATCGCCGACTCTGTCGAGTACATGGTCAACGCGCACTGCGCGGACGCCCTGGTCTGCATCTCCAACTGCGACAAGATCACCCCGGGCATGCTCAACGCCGCGCTGCGGCTGAACATCCCGGTCGTGTTCGTGTCCGGCGGGCCGATGGAGGCGGGCAAGGCGGTCGTCGCCGACGGTGTCGCGCGCACGCCGCTCAACCTCGTCAACGCGATCAACTACTCGGCGGACGACAACGTCTCCGACGAGGCGCTCGGGCGCGTCGAGGAGAACGCGTGCCCCACGTGCGGCTCCTGCTCGGGCATGTTCACGGCCAACTCGATGAACTGCCTCACGGAGGCGCTGGGCCTGTCGCTGCCGGGCAACGGCTCGACGCTGGCCACGCACACCGCGCGCCGCGAGCTGTTCCTCGAGGCCGGCCGCACGGTCGTCGACCTCGCGCGCCGCTACTACGACGACGAGGACGACACGGCGGCGCCCCGCTCGATCGCGACCAAGGCGGCGTTCACCAACGCGATGACGCTGGACGTCGCGATGGGCGGCTCGACGAACACCGTGCTGCACATCCTCGCCGCGGCCCAGGAGGCCGAGATCGAGTTCACGCTCGACGAGATCGACGCGATCAGCCGCCGCGTTCCCTGCCTGTCGAAGGTCGCACCGAACCACCCGGACTTCCACATGGAGGACGTCCACCGCGCCGGCGGCATCCCCGCCCTGCTCGGTGAGCTGGACCGCGGTGGCCTGCTGGACCACGACGTGACCAGCGTCCACACCCCCACGCTGCGGGCGTGGCTCGACGACTGGGACGTCCGGGGCGGCAAGGCCACGCCGCGCGCGCTCGACCTGTTCCTCGCGGCGCCCGGTGGGGTGCGCACGACGCAGGCGTTCTCGACGTCGAACGTGTGGGAGTCCCTCGACACCGACGCGGCGAACGGCTGCATCCGCGACGTGGCGCACGCGTACACGGTCGAGGGCGGGCTGGCCGTGCTGCGCGGCAACCTGGCCGAGGACGGCGCGATCCTCAAGACGGCGGGCATCGACCCCGACGTCTTCCACTTCGTGGGCCGCGCGCTGGTGTGCGAGTCGCAGGACGAGGCGGTCGAGAAGATCCTCACCAAGCAGGTCGAGCCCGGTCACGTCGTGGTCGTGCGCTACGAGGGCCCCGCGGGCGGTCCCGGCATGCAGGAGATGCTGTACCCGACGTCGTTCATCAAGGGGCGCGGCCTGGGCAAGGTGTGCGCGCTGATCACCGACGGGCGGTTCTCCGGCGGGTCCAGCGGCATCTCGGTGGGCCACATCAGCCCCGAGGCGGCCGCGGGCGGCACGATCGGCCTCATCGAGGACGGCGACGAGATCGAGATCGACGTCGAGACCCGGCTCATCCGCGTCAACGTGCCCGACGCCGTGCTCGCCGAGCGTCGTGCCAAGATGGAGGCGCGGGAGAACCCGTGGCAGCCGGTCGACCGCGACCGCTACGTGTCGCCCGCCCTGCAGGCGTACGCCGCGATGGCGACGTCGGCCGACCGCGGCGCCGTGCGGGACGTCAGCAGGCTGCGCCGGCGCTGA